A stretch of DNA from Mucilaginibacter daejeonensis:
ATAGATGTATATAATAACGGTGAGATGCAGCGCGATTTCACCTATGTGGATGACATAGTTGAAGGTGTACTGCGCGTACTTGATCGCCCGGCAAAGCCCGACCCTGACTGGGACAGCCAACACCCTGACCCGGCCACCTCAAGCGCTCCATACCGGCTGTACAATATCGGTAACTCCTCTCCTGTTAAACTGATGAACTTCATTACCGCTTTAGAGAACGCTATTGGCAAAAAGGCGGTGATCAATATGCTGCCTATGCAGGCCGGCGATGTATTGAGCACCGATGCTGATGTAAGTGACCTGGAGCGTGACCTCAATTACCACCCAAGCACAGATGTTCAAACCGGTATCGACCGTTTTGTGGCGTGGTTCAAAGAGTTCTACCAGGTTTAACACCATCAACTTCGGAACATTCGTACCCATGATGCGGTAAATTGAGCAAAAAGATCTACCTTAATGGTCCTGATCTTATGCGCACCATCAACCTCCTTTTCATTGGCGCCCTGCTACTATGTGGCGGCGTGTTCGGCGGCATAGCCGCGCTATCCCCCAAAGAACGCTTTGTGACCAGCGATATCGACCATTTTTGGCAAGCGGTTGACAGTCTGCACAGCGCGAGAACCAAAGAAGATAGCATTCAGCTCATCAAGTCATTGTACATTGACCGTATGAGCTCAGAAGGCAAGACATTTCTAATGATCAGAGGATACACCGCTCCCGAATACATAAGGGCGTTGCAAAAATATCCGCGGTATTACCGTGCGTTACGCACCAAGACAGACCGCATTACCGAGTACCGGACAATGCTCGACAGCACCTTTGCCCTGTTCAGCCGGAAGATATCAGGTTACAAGCCACCCCGCATCTGTTTTGCCATAGGCTGTTTTAGAGGAGGCGGCACCACCCGCAAGGACCTTATCCTGATGGGTGCCGAGATAGCGCTTTGTGATTCCCTGACCGACGTATCCGAATTTAAAGGCAACCTGCACGATGCATTGGACAAAGGCATTGACCTGCAAGAGCTGGTGGCACACGAAAGCATCCATTGCCAGCAACACCACGCCCGTAACCGCAGCTTGTTATCGGTAACGCTGCAAGAGGGAGCGGCCAACTTTTTATCGGCCAAGGTGCTTGAACGCGACTTAACAAAAGAGATAAGCCCATATGAACGCGAGAACGAATGCCAATTATGGAACGAGTTCAAACCTGCGGCCAACGGCGATGACCTTTCCCAATGGTTATTCAATACTGGTTCTGTAAAGAACCGCCCACCCGACCTGGGTTACTTTATTGGCATGCGCATTTGCGAGGCCTACTATAACCGTACCGTCGACAAGCAGGAAGCGATCAAAAACCTGCTGGACCGAAGTGAATACCTTAAAGTGATGGAACAAAGCGGCTATAATGGTAATTGCACCGATGCTGCTAATTGACACCTGTCCTTTATCATGTTAAGAGATCGCGACGCGACCTCTACAACCTCTGAGTGTGACATAGACTAAACGGTGAAGCAAACCGCAATGTAAATTATAGGTTATATTTTTATATCTAAAATTAAATACCTATGAAAAGCACCATCATTTTTATCCACGGCATGTTCCAAAATGCCAAAAGCTGGGACCAGTGGGTAGCCCATTTCAGCGCGAAGGGATATAATTGTATAGCCGAGTCGTGGCCGTTACATGAGGGCGAGCCGGCCGATCTGCGGGCCAACGTACCAGCCGGACTAGGCGAACTGCGCCTGGCCACCGTGATCGACAAGTATCGGCAATTAGCGGCCGCTCAAACCGAGAAGCCTATACTGATCGGCCACTCAGTAGGCGGACTCATCGTGCAAGTATTGGTGAACGAGGGCTTGGCCAAGTTAGGTGTACCCATCAGTTCGGTAGCGCCAAACGCCATGATCGCATTCGACTGGGGTTTTGTGAAGAACAGCGCCCTGATCACCAACCCATTTAAAGGCGACGACCCATTCATTATGGATGTGGAAAGCTTCCAGGCATCATTCACCAACACCATGACGCCTGACCAAACTCAGGAAGCCTGGGAACGCACTGCCACTAACGACAGCCGTAACGTACTGCGCGACTGCCTGGGCGAGGATGGCAAGGTGGATGTTGACCTGCCACATGTACCGATGCTGTTCATAGCCGGCGAGGAAGACCGAATCATTCCGTACGAATTGAATGAAAAGAACGCCAAGGCGTATAACGATGAATTAAGCAGCACTACTACCCGCACCTTTGGCGGCAAGGGCCATTTCATATGCGGCCAGCCCGGCTATGAGGAAGTGATCAGCGTGGTTGATGAGTGGATACAGCAAAAAGAAGAAGCACCTGCTCAGCCTGTGGCATCGGCAGCCATCAGCCATTAATAAGTTCGCATTATAATTTAACCCCGTACGCTTCGTTGAATGATAGAAGGTACGGGGTTATTTTTTGAAGTAATATTTTATTTGTAGAGATAAAATTTCAGATACTATCCTAATTGTTTTACCTTTATATGATATTCACTAAAAAATTATAAGCTAACGCAGGTATGAAGAAAACGAGTTTCAGATGGTCGGACGAGAGCGAACCGCATAAGCACCGCACGAAGTTAATTATCAAAGATCATCCCGAACTAAGGCAGCTCATTGGTCGTAATCCTTACACCTTTTTAGTGATCACCTTGTGTGTAGGCGTACAGATCGCTGCCGCTTACTTGTTAAGAGATGCGGCCTGGTATTGGATCGCTTTGGCAGCATATGGTATCGGTGCCTTTGCCTGCCACACACTTTTTGTTTGTATACACGAGTGTGCGCATAACCTCATCTTCAAGAACAAGACCGCCAATACCTGGGCCGGCATATTTGCCAACCTGCCTACCCTGATGCCAAGTTCGGTATCGTTCCAAAAATATCACCTGAAACACCACTCATACCAGGGTGTTGAAGCACTTGATGCTGATATGCCTTTCCGTTGGGAAGCTAAACTGATCAACAACTCTACCTTTGGTAAGGCCATGTGGTTATTGTTCTATCCTATATTTCAGGCGGCACGCCC
This window harbors:
- a CDS encoding fatty acid desaturase is translated as MKKTSFRWSDESEPHKHRTKLIIKDHPELRQLIGRNPYTFLVITLCVGVQIAAAYLLRDAAWYWIALAAYGIGAFACHTLFVCIHECAHNLIFKNKTANTWAGIFANLPTLMPSSVSFQKYHLKHHSYQGVEALDADMPFRWEAKLINNSTFGKAMWLLFYPIFQAARPFRLKEINLFDGWTAVNWLVQLTFTAAVIYFFGWKAVLYLVLSFFFSVGLHPLGARWVQEHFLTHGEQETKSYYGRLNFPNLNVGYHNEHHDFPSVPWNNLPKVKALAGHHYDELGHHTSYTRLLFEFLFDRELSVFSRTARSNRGGKIQAPKAKEVTNVVA
- a CDS encoding alpha/beta hydrolase, whose protein sequence is MKSTIIFIHGMFQNAKSWDQWVAHFSAKGYNCIAESWPLHEGEPADLRANVPAGLGELRLATVIDKYRQLAAAQTEKPILIGHSVGGLIVQVLVNEGLAKLGVPISSVAPNAMIAFDWGFVKNSALITNPFKGDDPFIMDVESFQASFTNTMTPDQTQEAWERTATNDSRNVLRDCLGEDGKVDVDLPHVPMLFIAGEEDRIIPYELNEKNAKAYNDELSSTTTRTFGGKGHFICGQPGYEEVISVVDEWIQQKEEAPAQPVASAAISH